From Girardinichthys multiradiatus isolate DD_20200921_A chromosome 19, DD_fGirMul_XY1, whole genome shotgun sequence:
CCAAAAAGACTGAGTGAGAAGCTGAGCTGCATGCTGGTTGGAGATGGAGCGGTTGGGAAGACCACCATGATCATCAGCTGCATCTTTAATGGAGTACAGGCAGATAGCATTTGATCTTTTCACTGGTGTGATAATTAGTTTAATCTTTTTTAGCTGACTCAGACTAGTAGATATAATAACCCTTTCTTTTTAACTTCCAGGTTTTGTTCATGTAGATGGAATCCCAACTTGGATCAAACTGATAAATACAGCTGGCCAGGTGAATTTCACAAACTTCTTTAAACAGAATCGTTTGCCTATTTATGCGCACatgaaagtatatttataattatggagtgaaaggaaaatgattcacagttttcaaacctttttacaaataaaaatatgaaaggtATCGTGTGAATCCCTATTTAGGCTCCTTTATTTGGATCTCCTTAAATAAATTCCAgagcaaccaattgcctttaaATTAAGCAACCGTGtccacctgtttgtgttttaaccTTTGTATaacctgttctgtgaaggcttcagagctttgtcagagaacattggtgaataAACAGGATGATGTAGACAAAGGAACACAGAAGacaagtcagggagaaagttttgGCAAAGTTTACAACTGGGTTCCGTTATAAAGCAAGCTAATAACATCTcaaagagcactgttcaatccattacACGACAACATTATGAATATGGCACAACTGGAAACTTACTGAGATGTGTTTTTCCAATCAGACTGAGGCTTAGGAAGGAGAataataatcagagaagcagccatggtaactctggaggagttgctgAGAGCCACAGCTCAGCTGGGAGAATTTGTTGGCAGGACACCCATGAGTTGTGTGCTCTACATATACGCCTTTTTTGTCCCTTCTCCTTCACTACTATGCATTATGTAGTGTTGagctatcacataaaatcccataaaACTGTAATTTGGTGACTGtaatttgataaaaatgttaaagttatGTATTATTACCTTCGCAAGGGATTGTAATGCCGAGACAACACAGAAGCCAGTTGTCTTGTAGAACTACGTCTCCCATCATGCCACGGCATTCTCCTTCCCTCTTTACCCCTTTGACTGAAATAATCCGATCAGCTGATCTGACCTAGCAACAACACAACGTAGCTACAGAAATCTGCAAGggacggggggggggggaggctaaagaacaaaacaatgacACTGCTCGGAAGGATTCAAGCACAGTAAGACTTTAAAGGACTTGTAAAAACGTAATTGCGCGGATTTCCCTCCCAGTTTAAAGTCAAACCTTCTTGGGTTATCAGCGGTCCTATCACcggctattttttttttgtacacatTCCTCTTCAGTTCAGTTGACAAACAGCAGGCTAGCTGTTTGTTTAGACGGATGTGGAGCGTTGGCGTTTGCTGCTTCTCTCTGGAGGAAAAGTTCACAAATATACCGCAAATCAACCTAGCTGTAAGCCGAGTTAAGGCTAAATCCTAAAAAATTAACTTTATACGTTAGCTTCCTGGGCTCAGTTTGCTTTGCTAGCTAGCCTGTTAGCATCAtcatttacacatttatttatgtcaaGTAAAGCTGCCGTTATTCGTTTGGTACTGTTTGTTCCCTAATATTTATATGATATTTAAATATTGTATCACTGTTTTTGTTGAGTCAGAAAAAACAATCTAAATCGTTCACAAATATATTTGAgggtgtttaaaaaaagacacaacCTAAACGTCAACTTTGTTACACTAGCAAGCCATCTGTTAGTGTTTAGCATATCTGTTAGCATTACTTTTAGCTGCACaaataacattatttaaaactgCGAAATCTTACTTAACAGTTTTTATCACTTGTTAAAAGAAGCGCAGCTACACCTGCCACCATGCAACTGtcttaagtttatttattaatatcacATCATTTCAGTTCATTATTACTTCGTGTGCATTTCACTTTAACTGTTTGTGGGACTAGCTGGTGCTTCTGTCAAAGCTGTTCCAATAAGTAATAATCCGAATTTAAGATCATCTTCTAATAAACAATGAGTGGGCATGGCTCATCATCTGAAAAGGGAGTCAATTCAAGTTTAACATGTCAAGAGAATTATTCCTGCGGTGGCTCCGAAGAGGCTGCATTCGAGTGTAATGACTGCAAAACCCTTCAGTGTGTCAGGTGTGAGGTGGAGCTCCACCATCAGGAGCACCTGAGGAACCATGATCGGGTCCCAGTTGGTCCTGGGCATGTTCCCTACTGTGACAACTGCAAAGGTGGGAGTGGGGATAGCAGCAAGCGCCACAGGTCTGTGGTTCGCTGCCAGAATTGTAAGGTGAATCTGTGTCTCGACTGTCAGAAACGTACCCACAGTGGGAGTAGCAAGAAAAAACACCAGCTCATATCTTATCTTCCACCACCCAAACCCGCTGAAGTGAATTCTACCAAGATGGCTGTCCAGAACGCAGATGCGCCTGAGTCATCTGAGAGAGCTAGGCTCCTGGAGAAGGTGTCGAGCTTTCTCCTTGTTGATGAGAATGAAGAAATGCAGGTAACTTGTGCCAGCTGcacttattttgtttaaattagtGTTAAATTTGCAATCTTTGAATTCACTTGTACATTCTGAGCCAAACCTTTTCAGAAAGACTAAAGATGTGTTTTTCACAAACTTTATTACTTCAGGTTCTTTTATCAGATGTTCCAGTTTTATACTGAAGttgaatatttaacatttaacatcaaAGGCTGTTAATGAGGAGGAGATTAAGCTTTTGAAAACCACCTATAGATAAATGATAAAATGCCTGCTCTTGTGTAGCACCTTATCAAGTCCCAGGATTACAAAACACTAtaatcatccacccattcatacacacattcacaccctgacagaagtggggctgccacACAATCAGCTCCACTGGGTCCTCTgatcaccatcagcaggcaaggcaggtaaAGTATCTTTTCCAAGGAACAACTGAGATGGACAGAGTGGGGGTTCGCaccagcaacccaccagttacaggacaacacctaccacctgagccaccgtCGCTCAACGCCTCATTACGTGACACTTCAGTGTGGTGGGGAATCAAATGTTTATCACTATATTGCTTCTGGATCATTGGGCAAAGTTTCTCATGAAGGATGTTTTAATCACAATGTTTTTTAATGGCAGTGTTTGTAGGCAAAAGTATGAGTGAGTCCACTTCCTTGGACTCAAGGCAACTTCTACACATGAATCAGGATTCATCACTGTCAGCATGACACTGGAATCTTAGGAGTGTTCACCTTTTCTTCTCTAGACAGTCTTTTTCCACATCTTCCAAACAGTCTGAGAAAATGGCTCACCCCTGGTCCTCTGCAGGTCAATCTCGATACTTCCAGCAGAAAGTTAGAATGTCTGTCCTTGAAGTTTTTTGGAGATAGGTTGCTTCTCTGCTGCCTTTCTTGATGCCAGAGCagctttaaaattctccttcttaCTGTGTATGCAGAAACATTcccacctgtctgctgctgttcCTTTAACGAGCAATGCACTCGTGGCACCCTAAACCCTTTGTTGATCTGTCTTTTGGaactgaggtttttttgcaacAAAGTCAACCCCTTACTTTCaagcattttttatttgacCATAAACACTGAAGCAGTGAAGTTGGCAACCAGTAGGATTCATCAGTCCTTAATCTTCTGGCTAACACTGTATGCTCTCTGTTGTTTCTCTCAAGATAAAAGATGAAGCCTTGTTCATGAGGTCCCTTGGCTGCAGCCCCAGCCAGCTGCTGAAGGTGGTGTCCATCTTTGGTAACACAGGGGAGGGCAAATCCCACACCCTGAACCACACCTTCTTCATGGGCAGAGAAGTCTTTAAAACCTCCCCCACACAGGAGTCCTGCACAGTGGGTGTATGGGCAGCATTTGACCCCTTACATAGGATTGTGGTCATCGATACAGAGGGGCTGCTTGGCAACAGTTCCAAACAGGGTCAGAGAACTCGGCTGTTACTCAAGGTGCTTGCCGTCTCGGACCTCATCATTTACCGCACTCACGCTGACCGCCTCCATGATGACCTTTTCAAGTTTCTTGGTGATGCCTCTGATGCTTATCTAAAGCATTTCACCAAGGAGCTAAAAGCCACGACGGCCCGATGTGGTCTGGATGTCCCTCTGTCCACGCTTGGTCCTGCAGTGGTCATCTTCCATGAAACTGTCCACACCAAGCTCCTGGGTTCAGGTGATGCATACTCATAATTTCTTTTAATAGAAaccttttaaacagattttttttgacTGAATGTGAAACAGGCTGTCAGTATTATTACAAGTTTATTAAGCAACATAAATCACAGGTTTAGCTGTTATTAGCGTACAGTTTATGTgaaaacaccaacacaaagaagtgtaTATTtcctttggggtatgtctctaccagccttTTTCCATTAAGTTGTATGAGTCCTGTTGATGATGCACATTGGGGTATTTAATAAattgtaaatacaggtccttctcaaaatattagcatattgtgataaagttcattattttccataatgttatgatgaaaatttaacattcatttattttagattcattgcacactaactgaaatatttcaggtcttttattgtcttaatacggatgattttggcatacagctcatgaaaacccaaaattcctatctcacaaaattagcatatttcatcggaccaataaaagaaaagtgtttttaatacaaaaaacgtcaaccttcaaataatcatgtacagttatgcactcaatacttggccgggaatccttttgcagaaatgactgcttcagtgcggcgtggcatggaggcaatcagcctgtggcactgctgaggtcttatggaggcccaggatgcttcgatagcggcctttagctcatccagagtgttgggtcttgggtctctcaacgttctcttcacaatatcccacagattctctatgggtttcaggtcaggagagttggcaggccaattgagcacagtgataccatggtcagtaaaccatttaccagtggttttggcactgtgagcaggtgccaggtcgtgctgaaaaatgaaatcttcatctccataaagcttttcagcagatggaagcatgaagtgctccaaaatctcctgatagctagctgcattgaccctgcccttgataaaacacagtggaccaacaccagcagctgacacggcaccccagaccatcactgactgtgggtacttgacactggacttctggcattttggcatttccttctccccagtcttcctccagactctggcaccttgatttctgaatgacatgcagaatttgctttcatccgaaaaaagtactttggaccactgagcaacagtccagtgctgcttctctgtagcccaggtcaggcgcttctgccgctgtttctggttcaaaagtggcttgacctggggaatgcggcacctgtagcccatttcctgcacacgcctgtgcacggtggctctggatgtttctactccagactcagtccgctgcttccgcaggtcccccaaggtctggaatcggcccttctccacaatcttcctcagggtccagtcacctcttctcgttgtgcagcgttttctgccacactttttccttcccacagacttcccactgaggtgccttgatacagcactctgggaacagcctattcgttcagaaatttctttctgtgtcttaccctcttgcttgagggtgtcaatagtggccttctggacagcagtcaggtcggcagtcttacccatgattggggttttgagtgatgaaccaggctgggagttttaaaggcctcaggaatcttttgcaggtgtttagagttaactcgttgattcagatgattaggttcatagctcgtttagagacccttttaatgatatgctaattttgtgagataggaattttgggttttcatgagctgtatgccaaaatcatccgtattaagacaataaaagacctgaaatatttcagttagtgtgcaatgaatctaaaatatatgaatgttaaattttcatcattacattatggaaaataatgaactttatcacaatatgctaatattttgagaaggacctgtatatgtcatttgtttaaatgttttattccaTCTTCGTCCTACTGTAGATAAATCTACGGAGTCTCTGGATCGGTTGCTGTTGGAGCGCTTTAGGAAGCTTTCTCGCTTTCCGGAAGCCTTCAGCTCCATCCAGTATTGGGGCACACAGACTCTCAATCCCCCTACCGATTTCCGGGGCTTGCAGAATAAACTGGAGCAGCTCCTGGATAACAATGCCACCCGCTCCCCTCGTTCCCCAGGCGTCATCTTCAAAGCCCTGCAGGTAGAGCTGCTTGTCAGCTGACTTTTCTATAATTAATCTCCTTTAATCTGGCTTGTTGTTTAGTTGACCATGCTTACGTTAACAAATCACACTGAACATAGTTTATGCTGGTTCATAGGGTAACTGACTCTGTTCAGTTGCAGTTATgattgtacttttttttaaaatcactgtCATTGCAGGCATTGAGTGAGCGCTTTAATGGAGAAATAGCAGGTGAGAATGCAGCACACAGCTGCTTCTTTCCTGATGAGTACTTCACCTGTTCCAGCTTTTGCCTCAGTTGTGGGTCAGTATTCTTGCAtcctaaaaaaaactaattgttGCCCCCTCTGGTTCAGTTTTATTAATTACTTATTGGATTTATTGCAGATCTGGCTGCAAGCATAGTATGAACCACTTACATGAAGGGTCGTACCATGAGGCGAAGCAACGCTGCCGTTACTCTGCTCAGTATGATAATCGCATTTACACGTGCAAGGTAAGCATAGTGGCTCAACCCTGTTTTATTACTCTCCCACTAAAATTTACTTTGTTGATTAATTGATGAGGCATTACTTGAAATAATGTTGTTGTCTCAGGCTTGTTATGAAGGAGGGAAGGAAGTGATAGTTGTTCCAAAGACGTCTGCTTCCTCAGACTCCCAATGGATGGGCCTTGCCAGATACGCCTGGTCTGGGTGAGTAGCAGGGAATTTGACCTGGCAGTGTGAACTTTCTTCATCTTcatgttaaatttaaaatgtataatgtGAAATATAGAATAAAAAGGGTTCTTGTCATTTCAGTCCTTCACCTCGCCTCTAAGTAGTTTTGGTGTCACTTAATACCGACCATACATTAATTCGTAACTGCATTGATAACCGATGATTCAAggaaattttgtttaaaatctgcTCGTAGACTATTGTAAGGAAGTAAAGCACAAACCAATAAAGACAGACTAATTTTTGTAGTAATTTCCAAGTGTCTTTAATTGAAATTATTGTAGATATTTGCTGTTCTGCTTTTAAAGAGTAATGCATGCTGATATTACCTGCAGTCGGCTGCTGAACAGGTATGCATCTTGCAGCAAACTTTCATTTTTACATCAGTTTTATGTTGGAGTGATGTTTTTTCTTCCCACGCCACAAATTTCTGCTTTTCTCAGCTGAAAATCTTTCCTAGCAGCTCAATTTATCTTTCTTGTAAGCGAGGGTAAAGTGTGGTAGCCTTCTTTCAGACAGCTGCCCGGGCAGTGTGCAGTAACAGTTAGGGGAGGGTGAGTGATGTGTACTCTTTGCTGCTCTTAGCcaaaaaaagttcagtttggCGGTTTCTGTGGTATCTCGTTTAAAAGACCTTAAACCGTTTTAATGGTAAACGAAAGGTTTTAGTGGGTTGTGAACCTTTTTAGCCTTTTGTGTACTTTGTTACTTGTGCGTCATAAATCTTGATACTAGTCCTGGAATTTCTCCAATAAATGTTTAGGTACGTTATTGAATGTCCAAACTGTGGAGTGATCTACCGGAGCCGCCAGTACTGGTATGGCAACCTGGACCCTGTGGATACAGTCGTCCGCACTGAGATCCAGCATGTTTGGCCTGGGGTAACAAATGCAGACTGCTTGTATCTATTATtaagtgaaataattatttattgcgAGGTTATGTGAACTTAATATGAGCGCTAATTCCCTTACCTCTAGTAGAAAGATGTCGTATCACTTTACGTTTTTAAAAAGAGTGAAGAAATTCTCATGGCAGTGGAAGGCTAGATCCATGGGCTACATCGCTATATTAATGAATATTAAATGTCTACACCTTTGCAATCCAAACAGCCACTCTTGCTCTCACGTCTGCTgatgaaatttatttattataaaaggCATCAAAGACTGCATGATCCTTTTGGGGAAAAAGATAACTTGTCAAGTTGTGTCTtctatataaaatatgttttctggtTAAATTAAAGAACcgtgttttttttgtattgttagGTTTTAGGActctgaaataaacaaattatctATTTTGCTGATTGCAACATTCTATTTTAACAGACAATAAGGAACAAATTTCTACTTTGGGGCCTAAGGACAAAAACtggcaaaacttttttttccttgtacGATTTTTGTCATTGTCTTGTGTAAATTTTGTGCAttaaaatacaaaggaaaataGCCAAGATTAGCCTTTTTCTTACCTTTATATGTAAAAATACTACAAGGTTGAAGACCCCTAGTCTATACTTTCAGAAGCAAAAATTGTTGCGTTCGTCAAACCCTTATCAGCCAAACAACGTACATATTACGTATGACTACTGCATGATCTGCTGATATGTCAGAATAATTTTCAGGTGACTGAAAGACCTGGAAAAGCACTGGTATTCACAATTTTCATTGTCTCTATGCAACCGATGCAAAATCCCAAAGTTTGCTGCACGCTCAGTGGATGTAGAACAGATTGATGAGTTGCAGCTAGTCAGGAGGATTGTGATGGCTAGCAGCCTAAACCAACATAACTTTGTGTAgtaaaacagcaacaaattaAAGCTAGTTCCTTTTATGTCTTTGAAGCACATGTGTCGCTTTTGATATGCTTCTAGTTCATATGTGCACATGTTTTGAGATCAGTGTTTAGTTTTCAACTGTATCAGGACGTCATCATTAcgctgtatttttatttcacattcaAGTA
This genomic window contains:
- the LOC124855620 gene encoding zinc finger FYVE domain-containing protein 1-like gives rise to the protein MSGHGSSSEKGVNSSLTCQENYSCGGSEEAAFECNDCKTLQCVRCEVELHHQEHLRNHDRVPVGPGHVPYCDNCKGGSGDSSKRHRSVVRCQNCKVNLCLDCQKRTHSGSSKKKHQLISYLPPPKPAEVNSTKMAVQNADAPESSERARLLEKVSSFLLVDENEEMQIKDEALFMRSLGCSPSQLLKVVSIFGNTGEGKSHTLNHTFFMGREVFKTSPTQESCTVGVWAAFDPLHRIVVIDTEGLLGNSSKQGQRTRLLLKVLAVSDLIIYRTHADRLHDDLFKFLGDASDAYLKHFTKELKATTARCGLDVPLSTLGPAVVIFHETVHTKLLGSDKSTESLDRLLLERFRKLSRFPEAFSSIQYWGTQTLNPPTDFRGLQNKLEQLLDNNATRSPRSPGVIFKALQALSERFNGEIAGENAAHSCFFPDEYFTCSSFCLSCGSGCKHSMNHLHEGSYHEAKQRCRYSAQYDNRIYTCKACYEGGKEVIVVPKTSASSDSQWMGLARYAWSGYVIECPNCGVIYRSRQYWYGNLDPVDTVVRTEIQHVWPGSDGFLKDNSNAAQRLLDGVNLVAQSVSELSVKPAKAVTSWLTDQIAPAYWKPNSLIMMCRKCNTVFQDNDTKHHCRACGEGFCDSCSSKAAPVPERGWGLAPVRVCDVCFEQRASYAEILASELEEEEGGTLARKVGEAVTNTIGVVATAIDIPLGLVKDAARPAYWVPDQDILSCHNCQREFNAKLSKHHCRACGQGVCDECSPLRRPVPSRGWDHPVRVCTGCNQKLGEL